The nucleotide sequence CCCCGCCCAGACCCCCTCCACGCGGGGGTCCCGGCAACGTCGTCAAGCGATCGACACCCCGCTCACCAGCATCTTCACACCTTATTTTTAGTCATGTATTGACCTCCGACTGTGGCCGCCGTTACATTTTGCGCGGTTGTGACGCCGAGGTCCCCGCCCGTTACGCCGCGTCTTCAAACCGGGCACACCTCTCGATGACGCCGCGCACGCGGCAGAGGAGGCTTCGATGACGAGACGGCGGGTGATGGCGCTGCTCGCGGCAGCGTCGGTTCTGGTCGGAAGCATGACGACGACAAGAGCTGAAGCCGCTGTTGCCCCGGACGGGTGGTACACCGTTGCCGCCGGGAACAGTGGGAAGTGCGTTGATGCCCGGGGCGCCGGGACAGCCGATGGGACCGTTGTCCAGCAGTACACCTGCAACCAGACCGCCTCGCAGCAGTGGCAGTTCCAGTCCACCGGGGACGGCTACTTCCGGATCAACGCCCGCACCAACCCGGCCGCCGCCTGGGACGTCACGAACGTCTCGACCGCCGATGGTGGCCTGCTCCAGCTCTGGACCTACGGAGGCGGCGCCAACCAGCAGTGGCAGGCCGTCGACGAAGGCGGCAACCGGTACCACTTCGTCAGCCGCAACAGTGGGAAGTGCCTCGACGTCCCCGGCGCCTCCACCGCCGATGTGCAGCTCCAGCAGTACACCTGCAACGGCACCGCCGCCCAGTCCTTCATGCTGACCCCCGTGAACACGAGCCAGCCGGGCCAGCCGGACTTCGGGCCGAACGTCGTGATCTTCGACCCGTCGATGCCGAGCTCGGCCATCCAAAGCCGGCTCGACAGCATCTTCGCCCAGCAGGAACGCAACCAGTTCGGCAGCCAGCGCTACGCCGTCATGTTCAAGCCCGGCACCTACGCCAACGACGTCAACGTCGGCTTCTACACGCAGGTACTGGGCCTCGGCCTGAGCCCCGACGCCGTCACGATCAACGGCGCCGTGCACGTCGAGGCCGACTGGTTCCCGCCGCAGAACGCCACCCAGAACTTCTGGCGCGGCGCCGAGAACCTGTCCGTGAACCCGAACGGGGGCGCCGACCGCTGGGCCGTCAGCCAGGCCGCGCCCTACCGCCGCATGCACGTCCGCGGTGACCTGCAGCTCGACGACGGCGGCTGGGCCAGCGGCGGCTGGATCTCCGACACGAAGATCGACGGCCAGGTCCGCTCCGGCTCGCAGCAGCAGTGGATCTCCCGCAACTCGCAGTTCGGCAGCTGGAACGGCTCGAACTGGAACATGGTCTTCGCCGGGGTCCAGGGCGCGCCCGCCAACACCTTCCCGGCGCCGCCCTACACGACCGTCGGCCAGACGCCGGTCGTGCGCGAAAAGCCCTTCCTCTACCTCGACAGCGCCGGGAACTACCAGGTGTTCGTCCCGAGTGTGAAGACCAACGCGGCCGGCACGACCTGGGCGAACGGCACCGCCCCGGGCACGTCGATCCCGATCGACCGGTTCTACATCGCCAAGCCCGGCGCCACCGCCGCCGACCTGAACGCCGCGCTCGCCGCGGGCAAGAACCTGCTGGTCACGCCCGGTGTCTACCACCTGAACCAGACGCTGCGCGTCACCCGTCCGGACACCGTCGTGCTCGGCCTCGGCATCGCCACGCTGACCCCGGACAACGGCCTCACCGCGATGACCGTCGACGACGTCGACGGCGTCAAGGTCGCCGGCCTGCTCATCGACGCCGGCACGACCAGCTCGGCCACGCTCATGCAGGTCGGCCCGGCAGGCTCGGCCGCGAACCACGCGGCGAACCCGACGTCGCTGCACGACGTCTTCTTCCGGATCGGCGGCGCCGCCGTCGGCAAGGCGGCCACCAGCCTGGTCGTCAACAGCAGCAACGTGATCGGCGACCACATGTGGATCTGGCGCGCCGACCACGCCGAGCGCAACGAATACGTCGGCTGGAGCACCAACACCGCCGACACCGGGCTCGTCGTCAACGGCAACGACGTCACGATGTACGGCCTCTTCGTCGAGCACTACCAGAAGACGCAGGTGGTCTGGAACGGCAACGGCGGCCGGACGTACTTCTTCCAGAACGAGATGCCCTACGACGTGCCGGACCAGGCGAGCTGGATGAACGGCTCGACGCCGGGCTTCTCCGCCTACAAGGTCGGCCCGAACGTCACCAGTCACGAGGCGTGGGGGCTGGGCAGCTACTGCTACTTCAGCACCAACCCGTCGGTCGCCAGCGCGCACGCGTACGAGGCGCCGAACACGCCGGGTGTCCGGTTCCACGACATGGTCACCGTCTCCCTCAACTACCAGGGCACGATCACGCACGTGATCAACAACACCGGTCCGGTGACGCCGTCCGGGACCAAGGCCGTCAACCTGGTGAGTTACCCCTGAGCACCGGCGTGCGCCGTGGTGGCGGCCGCGGCGCACGCCGGTCCTTTGTGGATACGCCCGAACGGGGTGTTCCGGGAGCCGGACGGGGTAATCCACGCGATACTGAGTGCTCCCAAAGCTGAATCCCTCGATCCGGGAGCGGCAGATGACCTCCTTCGCAGCGTTCACCGTCGTCGAACCCCGCAAAGCCTGGCCGCTGGTGGCCGTCCGCGGTGTGTTCGCCGTGCTCTTCGGGCTCTTCGCGCTGATCTGGCCCGGCGCCACCGTGCTCGTCCTGGCGATCCTGTACGGCGTGTACGCGATCGTCGACGGCATCGGCGGTCTGATGCAGGCGTTCCGCCCGGGCGACACCGGGCACCGGGTGGCCTACGGTGTCCTCGGTGCGCTCGGCATCGTCGCCGGGATCCTCGTCCTGGTCTGGCCCGGCATCACCGTCCTGCTGCTGGCCCTGCTGGTCGGCTTCTGGGCGATCATCACCGGCATCGCCGAGGTCGCCGCGGCGATCCGGCTGCGCAAGCAGATCCAGGGCGAGGCCTTCCTCATCCTGGCCGGCGCGATCTCGCTGATCGCGGGCATCCTCATCGTGATCAACCCGATCGCCGGCGCGTTCGGCATCGCGCTGCTCGTCGGCATCTACGCCCTCATCTACGGCATCGTGCTGCTGGTGCTGGCCTTCCGGCTGCGCAAGCTGGGAACAGCAGACGCGCAAAACTGAGTAACGTGCGGGGGTGTCGACCCGCGAACTGGTGGTGCTGGGCACCGCGAGCCAGGTGCCCACGCGCCACCGCAACCAGAACGGCTACCTCCTGCGCTGGGACGGCGAGGGCATCCTCTTCGACC is from Amycolatopsis mediterranei and encodes:
- a CDS encoding HdeD family acid-resistance protein encodes the protein MTSFAAFTVVEPRKAWPLVAVRGVFAVLFGLFALIWPGATVLVLAILYGVYAIVDGIGGLMQAFRPGDTGHRVAYGVLGALGIVAGILVLVWPGITVLLLALLVGFWAIITGIAEVAAAIRLRKQIQGEAFLILAGAISLIAGILIVINPIAGAFGIALLVGIYALIYGIVLLVLAFRLRKLGTADAQN
- a CDS encoding RICIN domain-containing protein, producing MTRRRVMALLAAASVLVGSMTTTRAEAAVAPDGWYTVAAGNSGKCVDARGAGTADGTVVQQYTCNQTASQQWQFQSTGDGYFRINARTNPAAAWDVTNVSTADGGLLQLWTYGGGANQQWQAVDEGGNRYHFVSRNSGKCLDVPGASTADVQLQQYTCNGTAAQSFMLTPVNTSQPGQPDFGPNVVIFDPSMPSSAIQSRLDSIFAQQERNQFGSQRYAVMFKPGTYANDVNVGFYTQVLGLGLSPDAVTINGAVHVEADWFPPQNATQNFWRGAENLSVNPNGGADRWAVSQAAPYRRMHVRGDLQLDDGGWASGGWISDTKIDGQVRSGSQQQWISRNSQFGSWNGSNWNMVFAGVQGAPANTFPAPPYTTVGQTPVVREKPFLYLDSAGNYQVFVPSVKTNAAGTTWANGTAPGTSIPIDRFYIAKPGATAADLNAALAAGKNLLVTPGVYHLNQTLRVTRPDTVVLGLGIATLTPDNGLTAMTVDDVDGVKVAGLLIDAGTTSSATLMQVGPAGSAANHAANPTSLHDVFFRIGGAAVGKAATSLVVNSSNVIGDHMWIWRADHAERNEYVGWSTNTADTGLVVNGNDVTMYGLFVEHYQKTQVVWNGNGGRTYFFQNEMPYDVPDQASWMNGSTPGFSAYKVGPNVTSHEAWGLGSYCYFSTNPSVASAHAYEAPNTPGVRFHDMVTVSLNYQGTITHVINNTGPVTPSGTKAVNLVSYP